Proteins from one Falsirhodobacter algicola genomic window:
- a CDS encoding ABC transporter permease gives MRMAWSIARRELRGGIGGFRVFLLCLMLGVAAIAAIGTVRAAIDRGLTEQGAALLGGDAEMSFSYRLASEAERAFMAEIAEQVSETVDLRSMAGAGEERVLTQLRAVDDGWPLIGQAVLDPPIPVDEALAVTDLPGAVMDPGLAARLGIEVGDTFTLGEREFRLTARLMREPDTASGGFQLAPRTVTSLRGLEGSGLLAPGTVFDSDYRLKLAAGADLDALRARAQTQFRDAGLRWRDSRRPSPSVERFVDRTGAFLVLVGLAGLAVGGIGVQAAVGAYLARKTATIATLRTLGAEGRLILASYGIQIGLLAVLGVAAGLILGTALPLMAAPWVVPLLPFPIAFGVAPQALAEAAFYGLMTAALFTLWPLARTARLRAAALYRGAEGGVPRRAALALVVLAAVLVGGAVWLSGMPGLALGAAAVLVAAMLLLAAAARGVEALARRMARRARGPSLRMALAGLGAGSETRPVILSLGLGLSVLAAIGQIDTNLRTAIERDLPERAPSYFFVDIQPDQLDGFLARVEGDPQVERVDHAPMLRGVLTRINGRPAREVAGDHWVLRGDRGVTYADTAPDVVEGTSWPAGDTGPPQISFAAEEAREMGLSLGDKITVNILGRDIEAELTSLRDVDFSDAGMGFVMMMNPQALAGAPHTSIATVYSPGRDDALLRDLGRDFPNVTAIAVGDAIARVAEALNSVATATRAAAAITLLTGIVVLLGTTAAGTGARVREAAVLKVLGATRARILAGFVLRSALMGAVGGLIAVAAGAAAGWAVMTFVMHSSYAFAPGSAAVIVAGGVAATLAAGALFVWAPLSARPARVLRGGD, from the coding sequence ATGAGGATGGCGTGGAGCATCGCCCGCCGCGAATTGCGCGGCGGTATCGGCGGGTTTCGCGTCTTTCTGCTGTGCCTGATGCTGGGCGTGGCGGCGATCGCGGCCATCGGCACCGTCCGCGCCGCCATCGACCGGGGCCTGACCGAACAGGGCGCGGCGCTGCTGGGGGGCGATGCGGAGATGAGCTTCAGCTACCGCCTCGCCTCGGAGGCGGAGCGGGCCTTCATGGCCGAGATCGCCGAACAGGTGTCCGAAACGGTGGATCTGCGGTCCATGGCGGGCGCGGGCGAGGAGCGGGTTCTGACGCAATTGCGGGCGGTGGATGACGGCTGGCCACTGATCGGCCAGGCGGTGCTGGACCCGCCGATCCCGGTGGACGAGGCGCTGGCGGTGACGGATCTGCCTGGCGCGGTGATGGATCCGGGCCTTGCCGCGCGGCTGGGGATCGAGGTGGGCGACACCTTCACCCTTGGCGAGCGGGAGTTCCGCCTGACGGCGCGGCTGATGCGCGAGCCGGACACCGCCTCGGGCGGGTTCCAGCTTGCGCCGCGCACCGTCACCTCGCTTCGGGGGCTGGAGGGCAGCGGCCTTCTGGCGCCGGGCACGGTGTTCGACAGCGACTACCGCCTGAAGCTGGCGGCGGGGGCGGATCTCGATGCCCTGCGCGCGCGGGCGCAGACGCAGTTCCGCGATGCCGGGCTGCGCTGGCGCGACAGCCGCCGCCCCTCGCCTTCGGTGGAACGGTTCGTGGACCGGACGGGGGCGTTCCTCGTGCTGGTGGGGCTGGCGGGGCTGGCGGTGGGCGGCATCGGCGTGCAGGCGGCGGTCGGCGCGTATCTGGCGCGCAAGACGGCGACGATCGCGACCCTGCGCACCTTGGGCGCCGAGGGGCGGCTGATCCTTGCCAGCTATGGGATCCAGATCGGCCTTCTGGCGGTGCTGGGCGTTGCGGCGGGGCTGATCCTCGGCACGGCGCTGCCGCTGATGGCGGCGCCGTGGGTGGTGCCGCTGCTGCCGTTCCCCATCGCCTTCGGGGTGGCACCGCAGGCCTTGGCCGAGGCGGCGTTCTACGGGCTGATGACGGCGGCGCTCTTCACGCTTTGGCCGCTGGCGCGGACGGCGCGGCTGCGGGCGGCGGCGCTCTATCGCGGGGCGGAGGGCGGCGTGCCGCGCCGCGCCGCGCTGGCGCTGGTGGTGCTGGCGGCGGTGCTGGTGGGCGGGGCGGTGTGGCTGTCGGGGATGCCGGGCCTTGCGCTTGGTGCGGCGGCGGTGCTGGTGGCGGCGATGCTGCTCTTGGCCGCAGCCGCCCGCGGGGTGGAGGCGCTGGCCCGGCGCATGGCGCGCCGCGCGCGGGGGCCGTCGCTGCGCATGGCGCTGGCGGGGCTTGGCGCCGGAAGCGAGACGCGGCCCGTGATCCTGTCGCTGGGGCTTGGCCTGTCGGTGCTGGCGGCGATCGGGCAGATCGACACCAACCTGCGCACCGCGATCGAGCGGGACCTGCCCGAACGCGCGCCCTCCTATTTCTTCGTGGATATCCAGCCGGACCAACTCGACGGATTTCTGGCCCGCGTGGAGGGCGATCCGCAGGTGGAGCGTGTGGACCACGCCCCCATGCTGCGCGGGGTTCTGACGCGGATCAACGGCCGCCCCGCGCGCGAGGTGGCGGGCGATCACTGGGTGCTGCGCGGCGACCGGGGCGTGACCTATGCCGACACCGCCCCCGATGTCGTGGAGGGGACGAGCTGGCCCGCGGGCGATACCGGCCCGCCCCAGATCAGCTTTGCCGCCGAAGAGGCGCGCGAGATGGGCCTGAGCTTGGGCGACAAGATCACCGTCAACATCCTTGGCCGCGACATCGAGGCGGAGCTGACGAGCCTGCGGGACGTGGATTTCTCGGATGCCGGGATGGGGTTCGTGATGATGATGAACCCGCAGGCGCTGGCGGGGGCGCCGCATACCTCGATCGCGACGGTCTATTCGCCGGGGCGCGACGATGCGCTGCTGCGCGATCTGGGGCGCGATTTCCCGAACGTGACGGCGATCGCGGTGGGCGATGCGATCGCCCGCGTGGCCGAGGCGCTCAACAGCGTGGCAACCGCCACGCGGGCGGCGGCGGCGATCACCCTTCTGACGGGGATCGTGGTGCTGCTGGGCACGACGGCGGCCGGAACCGGCGCGCGGGTGCGCGAGGCGGCGGTGCTGAAGGTGCTGGGGGCGACGCGGGCGCGCATTCTGGCGGGCTTCGTGCTGCGTTCGGCGCTGATGGGGGCGGTCGGGGGGCTGATCGCGGTCGCGGCAGGCGCGGCGGCGGGCTGGGCAGTCATGACCTTCGTCATGCACAGCTCTTATGCCTTTGCGCCGGGATCGGCGGCGGTGATCGTGGCGGGGGGCGTGGCCGCGACGCTGGCGGCGGGGGCGCTCTTCGTGTGGGCGCCGCTGTCGGCCCGCCCCGCGCGGGTGCTGCGGGGCGGGGACTGA
- a CDS encoding SLC13 family permease, which produces MTQPQLLSFLILGGMMLLFIWGRLRYDLVAMLALVASLAAGTVKPEDAFTGFSDDIVIIVGSALVVSATIARSGIIETVIRWVVRRVTTVRWQMTVLVSSVTVLAALVKNIGALAMLIPASFKMAKRSGVSPSAFLMPMSFGSLLGGLITLVGTSPNIIVSRVREDLTGQPFRMFDYAPVGIGLAVTGLLFLQVGYRLIPADRRAAPTLDEAVGISDYNTEAYVPEGAKAAGRSVAEFLSLVDGGLAVTGLVRGAVRRGVTLPETRIEPGDALLLRGEPDALERAVKVGGLDLARQGHTPPREALSMVETVVTPQSVLIGKSAVQIALHGRFGVNVIAISRPRHRMTERLGDTVLTGGDVLLVQGPAAVLPEAMDALGLLPLAERSIRLGGVRAEVLPLVILVAAMGLTAAGVLPVAVAFFGAATLMMATGAISPRDAYAAVEWPILVMLGALIPVSEALQTTGGTDLIGTWLSQTATGLPVWGALTMIMVAAMAVTPFLNNAATVLVMAPIAATFAGDLGFAPDAFLMATAVGAGCDFLTPIGHQCNTLVMGPGGYRFGDYARLGAPLSLLVVLVGVPLILVVWG; this is translated from the coding sequence ATGACGCAGCCGCAGCTTCTGTCCTTCCTGATCCTGGGGGGCATGATGCTTCTCTTCATCTGGGGGCGGCTTCGTTACGACCTCGTGGCGATGCTGGCGCTGGTCGCCTCGTTGGCCGCCGGCACGGTGAAGCCCGAGGACGCCTTCACCGGGTTCAGCGACGACATCGTGATCATCGTCGGCAGCGCCCTCGTCGTCAGCGCGACGATCGCGCGGTCGGGCATCATCGAAACGGTGATCCGCTGGGTGGTGCGCCGGGTGACGACGGTGCGCTGGCAGATGACGGTGCTGGTCAGTTCGGTGACGGTGCTGGCGGCGCTAGTGAAGAATATCGGCGCGTTGGCGATGCTGATCCCGGCCTCGTTCAAGATGGCCAAACGGTCGGGGGTGTCGCCTTCGGCGTTTCTGATGCCGATGTCGTTCGGATCGCTCTTGGGCGGGCTGATCACGCTGGTGGGGACATCGCCGAACATCATCGTCTCCCGCGTGCGGGAGGATCTGACGGGGCAGCCGTTCCGCATGTTCGACTATGCCCCCGTGGGGATCGGGCTGGCGGTGACGGGGCTCTTGTTCCTGCAGGTCGGCTATCGGCTGATCCCGGCGGATCGGCGCGCGGCCCCCACCTTGGACGAGGCGGTGGGCATCAGCGATTACAACACCGAGGCCTATGTCCCCGAAGGCGCCAAGGCGGCGGGCCGCTCGGTCGCCGAGTTCCTGAGCCTCGTGGATGGCGGGCTGGCGGTGACGGGCCTCGTGCGCGGGGCGGTGCGGCGCGGGGTGACGTTGCCCGAAACGCGGATCGAGCCGGGGGATGCGCTGCTCTTGCGCGGCGAGCCGGACGCGCTGGAGCGGGCGGTGAAGGTCGGCGGCCTCGATCTGGCGCGGCAGGGCCACACCCCGCCCCGCGAGGCGCTGAGCATGGTGGAAACCGTGGTCACGCCCCAATCGGTGCTGATCGGCAAGAGCGCGGTGCAGATCGCGCTGCATGGCCGCTTCGGGGTGAACGTGATCGCCATTTCGCGCCCGCGCCACCGGATGACCGAACGGCTGGGCGATACGGTGCTGACGGGGGGCGATGTGCTGCTGGTACAGGGCCCGGCGGCGGTGCTGCCCGAGGCGATGGATGCGCTTGGCTTGCTGCCCTTGGCCGAGCGGAGCATCCGCCTCGGCGGGGTCCGGGCCGAGGTGCTGCCGCTGGTGATCCTCGTGGCCGCGATGGGGCTGACGGCGGCGGGGGTGCTGCCGGTGGCGGTGGCCTTCTTCGGCGCGGCGACGCTGATGATGGCGACGGGCGCGATCAGCCCGCGCGACGCCTATGCGGCGGTGGAATGGCCGATCCTCGTGATGCTGGGCGCGCTGATCCCCGTGAGCGAGGCGTTGCAGACCACCGGCGGCACCGATCTGATCGGCACATGGCTGTCGCAGACGGCGACGGGTCTGCCCGTCTGGGGCGCGCTGACGATGATCATGGTGGCGGCCATGGCGGTGACACCGTTCCTGAACAATGCGGCGACGGTTCTGGTGATGGCCCCGATCGCCGCCACCTTCGCGGGCGATCTGGGATTTGCGCCGGACGCCTTTCTGATGGCGACGGCGGTGGGCGCGGGCTGCGATTTCCTGACGCCGATCGGGCATCAGTGCAACACGCTGGTGATGGGCCCCGGCGGGTACCGGTTCGGCGATTACGCCCGGCTGGGCGCGCCGTTGTCGCTTCTGGTCGTGCTGGTGGGGGTGCCGCTGATCCTTGTGGTGTGGGGATAG
- a CDS encoding NAD(P)/FAD-dependent oxidoreductase, which yields MTDRPRVVIVGAGFGGLACARALGGSEADVLVLDRRNHSLFTPLLYQVATAALSPSDIAEPIRKALGRWSNLRVELAEVTGIDTAARHVQLKDAPPVPFDHLVIATGSDYDYFGNDDWRIHAPGLKTVNEARVIRQRLLLSYERAEMTEDPALRRALLTHVVIGGGPTGVEMAGAMVELGREIIARDFRRLRPEDLNVVLIEAGPRLLTAFPEDLADYALRSLQDRGVDVRIGCRVEAMDEGGVIAGGERIPTGCIVWGAGVRGSNAAQWLGIAPERGNRLPVRPDMTIEGFPGIYALGDTAAQTGADGRPLPALAQVAKQQGQHLGRNLRALIADGTPLAPFHFRNRGNTAVVGRNAAVFDFGRRKLRGHVAWYLWALVHVYLLVNTEKRVLVSVQWLWTYLTGQPGARLIDETAPKVPVPREQPAAPPVDPPAEHEESIMDDDRVWSFERGLWQASEDRYHERVDPECVMALSRAPHLFQGKDAQDAVTGTPAWDEVSFSDQVVSRPQEGLIVVGYHVRAQKGETLYKAACTSVYRRREHEDWTVVQHAQVALDAEDRAAG from the coding sequence ATGACTGATCGCCCCCGCGTCGTCATCGTCGGGGCCGGGTTCGGGGGGCTGGCCTGCGCCCGCGCCCTCGGCGGCAGCGAGGCCGATGTGCTTGTGCTCGACCGGCGCAACCACAGCCTCTTCACGCCGCTGCTCTATCAGGTGGCAACGGCGGCGCTGTCGCCCTCGGACATCGCCGAGCCGATCCGCAAGGCGCTCGGCCGCTGGTCGAACCTGCGGGTGGAACTCGCCGAGGTGACGGGCATCGACACCGCCGCCCGCCATGTGCAGCTGAAGGACGCGCCGCCCGTGCCCTTCGATCATCTGGTGATCGCCACCGGCTCGGATTACGACTATTTCGGGAATGACGACTGGCGCATCCATGCGCCGGGCCTGAAGACGGTGAACGAGGCGCGGGTGATCCGCCAGCGCCTCCTTCTGTCCTACGAGCGGGCGGAGATGACCGAGGACCCGGCGCTGCGCCGCGCGCTGCTGACCCATGTGGTGATCGGCGGCGGCCCCACCGGGGTGGAGATGGCGGGCGCCATGGTGGAACTCGGCCGCGAGATCATCGCCCGCGATTTCCGCCGCCTGCGCCCCGAGGATCTGAACGTCGTCCTGATCGAGGCCGGGCCGCGCCTTCTGACCGCCTTCCCCGAGGATCTGGCCGATTACGCCCTGCGCAGCCTGCAGGACCGGGGCGTGGATGTCCGCATCGGCTGCCGCGTAGAGGCCATGGACGAGGGCGGGGTGATCGCCGGGGGCGAACGGATTCCCACCGGCTGCATCGTCTGGGGCGCGGGGGTGCGCGGGTCGAACGCGGCCCAGTGGCTCGGCATCGCGCCCGAACGCGGCAACCGCCTGCCCGTCCGCCCCGACATGACGATCGAGGGATTTCCCGGCATCTACGCCCTCGGCGACACCGCCGCCCAGACGGGCGCGGATGGCCGCCCCCTGCCCGCGCTGGCGCAAGTCGCCAAGCAGCAGGGCCAGCATCTGGGCCGCAACCTGCGCGCCCTGATCGCGGACGGCACCCCCCTCGCCCCCTTCCACTTCCGCAACCGGGGCAACACCGCGGTGGTGGGCCGCAACGCGGCGGTGTTCGATTTCGGGCGGCGCAAGCTGCGCGGCCATGTGGCGTGGTATCTGTGGGCGCTGGTACATGTCTATCTGTTGGTGAACACGGAAAAGCGCGTTCTCGTCAGCGTGCAATGGCTCTGGACCTATCTGACCGGACAGCCCGGCGCCCGCCTGATCGACGAAACGGCGCCGAAGGTGCCCGTGCCGCGGGAACAGCCCGCCGCCCCACCCGTTGACCCCCCAGCAGAACACGAGGAGAGCATCATGGACGACGATCGCGTCTGGTCATTCGAACGCGGCCTCTGGCAGGCATCCGAAGACCGTTATCACGAACGGGTCGATCCCGAATGCGTCATGGCCCTGAGCCGTGCGCCGCACCTGTTCCAAGGCAAGGACGCGCAGGACGCCGTCACCGGCACCCCCGCATGGGACGAGGTGTCCTTCTCCGATCAGGTGGTGTCCCGCCCGCAGGAGGGGTTGATCGTCGTCGGCTATCACGTCCGCGCGCAAAAGGGCGAGACGCTGTACAAGGCGGCCTGCACCTCGGTCTATCGCCGGCGCGAGCATGAGGACTGGACCGTCGTGCAGCACGCGCAGGTCGCCCTCGATGCCGAAGACCGGGCCGCGGGATAA